In Carassius gibelio isolate Cgi1373 ecotype wild population from Czech Republic chromosome B4, carGib1.2-hapl.c, whole genome shotgun sequence, one DNA window encodes the following:
- the LOC127955889 gene encoding high mobility group protein HMGI-C yields MSARGEEAAGEASGSQEQTEPEPAPAEPKKRGPGRPRKPQQEPTGEPVPKRPRGRPKGSKNKGPSKAAQKKAETTGEKRPRGRPRKWPQQVVQEKPAQEEEEEEAEQEED; encoded by the exons ATGAGCGCGCGCGGTGAGGAAGCCGCCGGCGAAGCTTCAGGATCGCAGGAGCAAACCGAGCCCGAGCCTGCCCCTGCCGAGCCAAAGAAGAGGGGACCGGGTAGACCCAGGAAGCCGCAACAG GAACCCACAGGAGAGCCTGTCCCCAAACGACCGAGGGGACGCCCCAAAGGAAGCAAGAACAAGGGCCCATCCAAAGCAGCTCAGAAG AAAGCTGAGACCACAGGGGAGAAAAGACCTAGAGGGAGACCCAGGAAATGG cCACAGCAAGTGGTCCAGGAAAAGCCCGCTCAG gaagaagaagaggaggaggcggAGCAAGAAGAGGACTAA